A DNA window from Polynucleobacter sp. AP-Titi-500A-B4 contains the following coding sequences:
- the rplL gene encoding 50S ribosomal protein L7/L12, whose protein sequence is MAITKEEIIDAVGSMSVMDLNDLVKAFEEKFGVSAAAMAVAGPAGAAGGDAGGAEQTEFTVNLLEAGANKVSVIKAVREITGLGLKEAKDLVDGAPKPIKEAVDKKTAEEAKKKLEEAGAKAELK, encoded by the coding sequence ATGGCGATTACTAAAGAAGAAATCATTGATGCAGTAGGTAGCATGTCCGTTATGGATTTGAACGACTTGGTTAAAGCGTTCGAAGAGAAGTTTGGTGTTTCAGCTGCAGCGATGGCTGTTGCTGGTCCTGCTGGCGCTGCCGGTGGTGATGCTGGTGGTGCAGAGCAAACAGAATTCACTGTGAACTTGCTCGAAGCTGGCGCAAACAAGGTTTCAGTAATTAAGGCAGTTCGCGAAATTACTGGTCTTGGCTTGAAAGAAGCTAAGGACTTGGTTGACGGTGCACCAAAGCCAATCAAAGAAGCTGTTGATAAGAAAACGGCTGAAGAAGCTAAGAAGAAGCTTGAAGAAGCTGGCGCTAAAGCAGAACTCAAGTAA
- the rpoB gene encoding DNA-directed RNA polymerase subunit beta, with product MNYSFTERKRVRKSFAKRVNNHQVPYLIATQLESYAKFLQADKPAMSRLTEGLQAAFTSAFPIVSNNGYARMEYVSYQLSQPPFDVKECQQRGYTYHSALRAKVRLIIYDREAPTKVKEVKESEVYMGEIPLMTENGSFVINGTERVIVSQLHRSPGVFFEHDKGKTHSSGKLLFSARIIPYRGSWLDFEFDPKDILYFRVDRRRKMPVTILLKAIGLNNEQILANFFNFDHFSLTANGGSMEFVPERLRGQLASFDVLDKNGVVVIQKDKRINAKHIRELEAAKTKTIAVPDDYLVGRVVARNIVDPDSGEILAYANDEITEELLATLRDAGIKQLETIYTNDLDSGAYISQTLRTDETADQTAARIAIYRMMRPGEPPTEDAVEALFQRLFYSEDTYDLSRVGRMKVNSRLNRPEMEGPMVLSNEDILDTIKSLVDLRNGKGEVDDIDHLGNRRVRCVGELAENQFRAGLSRVERAVKERLGQAETENLMPHDLINSKPISSAIREFFGSSQLSQFMDQTNPLSEITHKRRISALGPGGLTRERAGFEVRDVHPTHYGRVCPIETPEGPNIGLINSLALFARLNEHGFLETPYRKVSNSKVSDEVVYLSAIEEAKYVIAQANATIDKSGKLADELVSARQAGETMMVSPERIDFIDVAPSQIVSAAASLVPFLEHDDANRALMGANMQRQAVPCLRPDKPLVGTGLERIVAVDSGTVVLANRGGIVDYVDANRVVIRVNDDETAAGEVGVDIYNLIKYTRSNQNTNINQRPIVKVGDRVARGDVVADGASTDLGELALGQNMTVAFMPWNGYNFEDSILISEKVVADDRYTSIHIEELSVVARDTKLGSEEITRDISNLAESQLSRLDESGIVYIGAEVEAGDVLVGKVTPKGETTLTPEEKLLRAIFGEKASDVKDTSLRVPSGMVGTVIDVQVFTREGIERDARAQSIIQEELQRYRLDLNDQLRIVEGDAFMRLEKLLVGKVANGGPKKLAKGTKIDKDYLADLDKYHWFDIRPADDEVASQVEAIKSSIEAKRKQFDEAFEEKRTKLTQGDDLQPGVTKMVKVYLAVKRRLQPGDKMAGRHGNKGVVSKIAPAEDMPFMADGRPVDIVLNPLGVPSRMNVGQILETHLGWAAQGIGKRIDEMVREQAKVAELRKFFKQLYNETGRIEDIDNFSDEQITVLAENLRQGLPFATPVFDGATEAEIGRMLELAYPEDVAKSLKMTPSRQQMILCDGRTGDQFERPVTVGVMHVLKLHHLVDDKMHARSTGPYSLVTQQPLGGKAQFGGQRFGEMEVWALEAYGASYVLQEMLTVKSDDVAGRTKVYENIVKGEHTIDAGMPESFNVLVKEIRSLGIDIDMERN from the coding sequence ATGAACTATAGCTTCACCGAACGCAAGCGAGTCCGTAAAAGCTTTGCTAAGCGAGTAAACAACCACCAGGTTCCGTACCTGATCGCAACGCAGCTGGAATCCTACGCTAAATTTTTACAGGCTGATAAGCCGGCAATGTCTCGTCTTACAGAGGGACTTCAGGCTGCCTTTACATCAGCATTCCCAATTGTGTCTAACAACGGCTATGCACGTATGGAATACGTGTCTTACCAGTTATCACAGCCACCGTTTGACGTTAAAGAATGTCAACAACGTGGTTACACCTACCACTCTGCCTTGCGCGCCAAAGTTCGCTTGATTATTTATGATCGCGAAGCGCCTACTAAGGTTAAAGAGGTAAAAGAGAGCGAAGTCTACATGGGTGAAATTCCACTCATGACAGAAAACGGCTCTTTTGTGATTAACGGCACTGAGCGCGTCATCGTTTCTCAGTTGCACCGTTCCCCAGGCGTGTTCTTTGAGCACGATAAGGGCAAAACCCACAGTTCCGGTAAGTTGCTGTTCTCAGCTCGCATCATTCCTTACCGTGGTTCATGGCTCGATTTCGAGTTTGATCCAAAAGATATTCTGTATTTCCGTGTTGACCGTCGTCGTAAGATGCCTGTCACCATTTTGCTCAAAGCAATTGGCTTAAACAACGAACAGATTCTTGCTAACTTCTTTAACTTTGACCATTTCTCATTGACTGCTAACGGCGGCTCAATGGAATTTGTGCCAGAGCGTTTGCGTGGTCAGTTGGCTAGCTTTGATGTGCTCGATAAGAATGGCGTTGTAGTCATTCAAAAAGATAAGCGTATTAATGCAAAGCATATTCGCGAACTCGAAGCTGCTAAGACAAAAACCATTGCTGTACCAGATGACTATTTAGTTGGTCGTGTTGTTGCACGCAACATTGTTGATCCAGATTCTGGTGAAATCTTGGCTTACGCTAATGATGAAATCACTGAAGAGTTGTTAGCAACATTGCGCGATGCTGGTATCAAGCAATTGGAAACTATCTACACCAATGATTTGGATTCTGGCGCGTACATTTCTCAGACATTGCGTACTGATGAAACTGCTGATCAAACAGCGGCACGTATCGCTATCTATCGCATGATGCGTCCTGGCGAGCCTCCAACAGAAGATGCTGTTGAAGCCTTGTTCCAGCGCTTGTTCTATAGCGAAGATACTTACGATTTATCTCGTGTTGGCCGTATGAAGGTCAATAGCCGCCTGAACCGTCCAGAAATGGAAGGTCCAATGGTTCTGTCGAACGAAGATATTCTCGACACTATTAAGTCTCTCGTAGATTTGCGTAACGGCAAAGGCGAAGTAGACGATATTGACCACTTAGGTAATCGTCGTGTACGTTGCGTTGGCGAATTGGCTGAAAACCAATTCCGTGCTGGTTTGTCACGTGTTGAGCGTGCGGTTAAAGAGCGTCTCGGTCAAGCCGAAACAGAAAACCTCATGCCGCATGACTTGATTAATAGCAAGCCAATCTCTTCTGCTATTCGTGAGTTCTTCGGTTCATCACAGTTGTCCCAGTTTATGGACCAAACCAACCCGCTCTCAGAGATCACGCACAAGCGTCGTATTTCTGCATTGGGACCTGGTGGTTTGACACGTGAGCGCGCAGGCTTTGAGGTGCGCGACGTGCATCCAACCCACTACGGACGTGTTTGCCCAATCGAAACTCCAGAAGGACCAAACATTGGTTTGATCAACTCACTCGCGTTATTTGCGCGTTTGAATGAGCATGGCTTCCTTGAGACTCCATACCGTAAAGTTTCCAATAGCAAGGTAAGCGATGAAGTGGTTTATCTCTCTGCGATTGAAGAAGCTAAGTATGTGATTGCTCAGGCAAATGCAACGATCGACAAGAGTGGTAAGTTAGCCGACGAATTAGTTTCTGCTCGTCAAGCTGGCGAAACCATGATGGTGAGCCCAGAGCGCATCGATTTTATCGACGTTGCTCCTAGCCAGATCGTTTCTGCTGCTGCTTCACTCGTTCCATTCTTAGAGCATGATGATGCGAACCGTGCGTTGATGGGTGCGAACATGCAGCGTCAAGCAGTTCCTTGCTTGCGTCCAGACAAGCCATTGGTTGGAACCGGTTTAGAGCGCATTGTTGCGGTTGACTCCGGCACTGTTGTATTGGCTAACCGCGGCGGTATCGTGGATTACGTTGATGCAAACCGTGTCGTGATTCGTGTGAACGATGACGAAACTGCAGCCGGTGAAGTTGGTGTGGATATTTATAACCTCATCAAGTACACCCGTTCAAACCAAAATACCAACATCAACCAGCGTCCAATCGTGAAGGTTGGCGATCGTGTAGCACGCGGTGACGTTGTTGCTGACGGCGCATCTACCGATTTGGGCGAATTGGCTTTGGGTCAAAACATGACTGTGGCATTTATGCCATGGAACGGTTACAACTTCGAAGATTCAATCTTGATTTCTGAGAAAGTTGTTGCTGACGACCGCTACACCTCTATCCATATTGAAGAGTTGTCGGTTGTTGCACGTGATACCAAACTTGGTTCAGAAGAAATTACACGCGATATCTCCAATTTGGCAGAGTCACAACTCTCCCGCTTGGATGAGAGCGGTATTGTTTACATCGGTGCTGAAGTAGAGGCTGGTGACGTGTTGGTTGGTAAGGTAACTCCAAAGGGTGAGACTACTCTCACTCCAGAAGAGAAGCTCCTCCGTGCGATCTTCGGTGAAAAAGCATCTGACGTTAAAGATACTTCTTTACGTGTTCCTTCAGGGATGGTTGGTACCGTTATTGATGTTCAAGTCTTCACTCGTGAAGGTATTGAGCGCGATGCTCGTGCACAGTCCATTATTCAAGAAGAATTACAACGCTATCGTTTGGACTTAAACGACCAGTTGCGTATTGTTGAAGGCGATGCCTTCATGCGTTTAGAAAAACTGTTGGTTGGCAAGGTTGCTAACGGCGGTCCTAAGAAATTAGCTAAAGGCACCAAGATCGACAAGGATTACCTTGCTGATTTAGATAAATACCATTGGTTCGATATTCGTCCAGCAGATGATGAGGTTGCTTCACAAGTCGAGGCGATCAAATCTTCTATCGAAGCGAAACGCAAACAGTTTGATGAAGCTTTTGAAGAGAAGCGCACCAAACTTACTCAGGGTGATGATTTGCAGCCTGGCGTAACGAAGATGGTTAAGGTTTACTTGGCGGTGAAGCGTCGCTTACAGCCCGGTGACAAGATGGCTGGTCGTCACGGTAACAAAGGCGTGGTTTCTAAAATCGCTCCAGCGGAAGACATGCCATTTATGGCTGACGGCCGCCCTGTTGACATCGTCTTGAACCCATTGGGCGTTCCTTCTCGTATGAACGTTGGTCAGATCTTGGAAACCCACTTAGGTTGGGCTGCTCAAGGTATTGGTAAGCGTATCGATGAGATGGTTCGTGAGCAGGCTAAGGTTGCTGAACTGCGTAAGTTCTTCAAACAGCTTTACAACGAGACCGGTCGCATTGAAGACATCGACAACTTCTCTGATGAGCAAATTACTGTTTTGGCTGAGAATCTCCGCCAAGGCTTGCCATTTGCAACACCAGTGTTTGACGGTGCTACAGAGGCGGAAATCGGTCGCATGCTCGAATTGGCTTATCCAGAAGATGTTGCTAAATCTTTGAAGATGACCCCATCACGTCAGCAAATGATTTTGTGCGACGGTCGAACTGGCGATCAGTTTGAGCGTCCAGTCACTGTTGGCGTAATGCACGTCTTGAAACTCCACCACTTGGTCGATGACAAGATGCATGCTCGTTCAACTGGACCTTACTCTTTGGTAACGCAACAGCCATTGGGCGGTAAAGCTCAGTTCGGTGGTCAGCGCTTTGGTGAGATGGAAGTCTGGGCCCTCGAAGCATACGGTGCTTCATATGTCTTGCAGGAAATGCTGACAGTGAAGTCCGATGACGTCGCAGGCCGTACCAAGGTTTACGAAAACATCGTCAAGGGCGAGCACACGATTGATGCTGGCATGCCCGAATCCTTCAACGTGCTGGTAAAAGAAATCCGTTCGTTGGGTATTGACATTGACATGGAGCGCAACTGA
- the rpoC gene encoding DNA-directed RNA polymerase subunit beta', with translation MKALLDLFKQTQGDEQFDVIKIGLASPEKIRSWSFGEVRKPETINYRTFKPERDGLFCAKIFGPTKDYECLCGKYKRLKFRGVICEKCGVEVTLAKVRRERMGHIELAAPVAHIWFLKSLPSRLGMVLDMTLRDIERVLYFEAYVVVDPGMTPEGAMKRGQIMSEDEYIAKTEEYGDGAFTAIMGAEGIRDLLRSIDIDREVETIRAELKATGSDAKIKKYAKRLKVLEAFQTSGIKPDWMIMEVLPVLPPELRPLVPLDGGRFATSDLNDLYRRVINRNNRLKRLLELRAPEIIVRNEKRMLQEAVDSLLDNGRRGKAMTGANKRPLKSLAEMIKGKSGRFRQNLLGKRVDYSGRSVIVVGPTLKLHQCGLPKLMALELFKPFIFNKLETLGIATTIKAAKKEVESQTPIVWDILEEVIREHPIMLNRAPTLHRLGIQAFEPMLIEGKAIQLHPLVCAAFNADFDGDQMAVHVPLSLEAQMEARTLMLASNNVLFPANGEPSIVPSQDVVLGLYYATRDKINGKGEGMVFANITEVVRAYEAGQVELASRVAVRITEYEIVDKKAEGDARFAEKTKIYQTSVGRAILSEILPKGMSFEEINKPLKKKEISRLINTSFRKCGLRETVIFADRLLQSGFRLATNAGISVAIDDMLIPTSKERIITEASAKVKEYDKQFMSGLVTNQERYNNVVDIWGAAGDQVGKAMMDELSHVDVLDRNGKTVRQESFNSIYMMADSGARGSAAQIRQLAGMRGLMAKPDGSIIETPITANFREGLNVLQYFISTHGARKGLADTALKTANSGYLTRRLCDVTQDLVVIEEDCGATSGVTMKALVEGGEIIEALRDRILGRVCIGDIVHPDTQEVIVPNDTLLDEDHVDQIVALGIDEVKVRTVLSCLTRFGLCAKCYGRDLGRGGLVNVGEAVGVIAAQSIGEPGTQLTMRTFHIGGAASRALVASNIEAKSNGALKFSGTMRVVKNAKGEQIVISRSGEALIVDENGRERERHKVPYGATLLLKEDAAVKAGASLATWDPLTRPIISEYAGIARFDNVEEGVTVAKQVDEVTGLSTLVVIDGKRRSAASKGVRPMINLVDEKGNEVMIAGTDHPVNIGLQVGALITVKDGQKVEVGEVLARIPIESQKTRDITGGLPRVAELFEARSPKDAAVLAKVTGTVSFGKETKGKQRLVITDMDGEANEFLIPKEKQVLVHDGQVVNKGEMIVEGPADPHDILTLKGIEELAIYIVDEVQDVYRLQGVKINDKHIEVIVRQMLRRVQVTDPGDTSFITGEQVERSKLYDANDAVIAQGKHPAQFDNILLGITKASLSTDSFISAASFQETTRVLTEAAIMGKTDTLRGLKENVIIGRLIPAGTGLSYRRARKVREQFERDRAQMIAAEEEALANAPVEIEAEVVAPTGEADPS, from the coding sequence ATGAAAGCATTGCTCGATTTATTTAAGCAAACGCAGGGTGATGAGCAGTTTGATGTCATCAAGATTGGCCTTGCATCTCCTGAGAAAATTCGCTCATGGTCTTTTGGTGAAGTACGCAAGCCAGAAACTATCAACTATCGGACTTTTAAGCCCGAGCGTGATGGCTTGTTCTGCGCCAAGATTTTTGGACCAACTAAAGACTACGAGTGCTTATGCGGCAAGTACAAGCGCTTAAAGTTCCGTGGCGTAATCTGCGAGAAGTGTGGTGTTGAAGTTACTCTCGCTAAGGTGCGTCGTGAGCGCATGGGTCACATTGAGTTGGCAGCCCCTGTAGCGCACATCTGGTTCTTGAAGTCCCTGCCATCCCGTTTGGGTATGGTTCTCGATATGACATTGCGTGATATCGAGCGTGTTCTTTACTTTGAAGCATATGTAGTCGTTGATCCTGGCATGACTCCTGAGGGTGCAATGAAGCGCGGTCAGATCATGTCTGAAGATGAATACATCGCTAAGACTGAAGAGTATGGTGACGGTGCATTTACTGCCATCATGGGCGCGGAAGGCATTCGTGATCTCTTGCGTTCGATTGATATCGATCGTGAAGTAGAGACTATTCGTGCTGAATTGAAAGCCACTGGTAGCGATGCCAAGATCAAGAAATACGCTAAGCGCTTAAAAGTGCTCGAAGCGTTCCAGACTTCAGGCATCAAGCCTGACTGGATGATCATGGAAGTGTTGCCAGTATTGCCGCCTGAATTGCGCCCATTGGTGCCATTGGATGGCGGCCGCTTTGCTACTTCTGATTTGAACGACCTCTATCGTCGTGTAATCAACCGTAACAACCGTTTGAAGCGTTTGTTAGAGTTGCGCGCACCAGAGATCATCGTTCGTAACGAAAAACGCATGTTGCAAGAAGCGGTTGACTCATTACTCGACAACGGTCGTCGCGGTAAGGCTATGACTGGCGCTAACAAGCGTCCTCTCAAGTCCTTGGCTGAGATGATTAAAGGTAAGAGCGGTCGTTTCCGTCAGAACTTGTTGGGTAAACGCGTTGACTACTCTGGTCGTTCAGTCATCGTGGTTGGTCCTACATTGAAATTGCATCAGTGCGGATTACCAAAATTGATGGCCTTGGAATTATTCAAGCCATTCATTTTCAACAAGCTTGAGACTTTGGGTATCGCAACCACGATTAAGGCTGCGAAGAAAGAAGTTGAAAGCCAGACTCCAATCGTTTGGGACATTCTCGAAGAAGTGATTCGTGAACATCCAATCATGTTGAACCGTGCGCCTACATTGCACCGTCTCGGTATTCAAGCTTTCGAGCCAATGCTGATTGAAGGTAAGGCAATCCAATTGCACCCATTAGTCTGCGCGGCATTTAACGCGGACTTTGACGGCGACCAAATGGCGGTTCACGTTCCTTTGTCGCTCGAAGCGCAAATGGAAGCACGTACATTGATGTTGGCTTCGAACAACGTATTGTTCCCAGCCAACGGCGAACCATCGATCGTTCCTTCGCAGGACGTGGTGTTGGGTCTGTACTACGCTACACGTGACAAGATCAACGGTAAAGGCGAGGGCATGGTTTTCGCCAACATTACTGAAGTAGTTCGCGCTTACGAAGCAGGTCAAGTTGAATTGGCTTCTCGTGTTGCTGTGCGTATTACTGAGTATGAGATCGTGGATAAGAAGGCAGAAGGCGATGCGCGTTTTGCTGAAAAGACCAAGATTTATCAAACATCAGTTGGCCGTGCAATCTTGTCTGAGATTTTGCCTAAAGGCATGTCTTTCGAGGAAATTAACAAGCCTTTGAAGAAAAAAGAAATCTCACGTTTGATCAACACATCATTCCGTAAGTGCGGTTTGCGTGAAACAGTGATTTTTGCTGATCGTCTCTTGCAGTCTGGTTTCCGTTTGGCGACCAACGCTGGTATTTCTGTCGCAATTGACGATATGTTGATCCCAACTTCTAAAGAGCGCATCATCACCGAAGCTTCCGCCAAGGTTAAAGAGTATGACAAGCAATTCATGTCGGGTCTCGTAACCAATCAAGAACGTTACAACAACGTGGTTGATATTTGGGGCGCCGCAGGCGACCAAGTTGGTAAGGCGATGATGGATGAGTTGTCACACGTTGACGTACTCGACCGTAACGGCAAGACTGTTCGCCAAGAATCCTTTAATTCTATCTACATGATGGCGGATTCTGGTGCACGTGGATCTGCAGCGCAGATTCGTCAGTTGGCTGGTATGCGTGGTTTGATGGCTAAGCCTGATGGCTCAATCATTGAAACCCCAATTACTGCGAACTTCCGTGAAGGTTTGAACGTGTTGCAGTACTTCATTTCAACCCACGGTGCTCGTAAAGGTCTAGCTGATACAGCGTTGAAGACGGCGAACTCTGGTTACTTGACACGTCGTTTATGCGACGTAACTCAAGACCTCGTGGTTATTGAAGAAGATTGCGGCGCAACTTCTGGCGTAACGATGAAGGCGCTTGTTGAGGGCGGCGAAATTATCGAAGCATTGCGCGATCGTATTTTGGGTCGTGTATGTATCGGTGACATCGTTCACCCTGACACACAAGAAGTTATCGTTCCGAATGACACCTTGCTCGATGAAGATCATGTTGATCAAATCGTTGCATTGGGTATCGATGAAGTTAAAGTTCGCACAGTATTGTCTTGCTTAACTCGCTTTGGCTTGTGCGCTAAGTGCTACGGACGTGATCTAGGTCGCGGTGGTTTGGTAAACGTTGGTGAAGCAGTGGGCGTTATCGCTGCTCAGTCCATCGGTGAGCCAGGCACACAGTTGACTATGCGTACCTTCCACATCGGTGGTGCAGCGTCACGTGCTTTGGTTGCAAGTAATATCGAAGCTAAATCGAACGGTGCATTGAAGTTCTCTGGCACGATGCGTGTTGTGAAGAACGCGAAGGGTGAACAGATCGTGATTTCACGTTCCGGTGAAGCCTTGATCGTTGATGAAAACGGTCGTGAGCGCGAGCGTCATAAAGTGCCTTACGGCGCAACTCTCTTGTTGAAAGAAGATGCAGCTGTTAAGGCTGGCGCAAGCTTGGCGACTTGGGATCCTTTAACACGTCCGATTATTTCTGAATATGCTGGTATCGCTCGCTTCGACAATGTCGAAGAGGGTGTAACTGTTGCCAAGCAGGTTGACGAAGTTACCGGCCTTTCCACTTTAGTGGTGATTGACGGTAAACGTCGTTCTGCTGCAAGCAAAGGCGTTCGCCCAATGATCAACTTAGTTGATGAGAAGGGTAACGAAGTCATGATCGCCGGCACTGATCATCCAGTAAACATTGGCCTACAAGTTGGCGCTTTGATTACTGTTAAGGACGGTCAAAAAGTCGAAGTTGGTGAAGTATTGGCGCGTATTCCAATCGAATCCCAGAAGACTCGCGACATTACCGGTGGTTTGCCACGTGTTGCAGAATTGTTCGAAGCACGTTCACCAAAAGATGCAGCGGTATTGGCGAAAGTGACTGGAACTGTTTCCTTCGGTAAAGAAACCAAAGGTAAACAGCGTTTGGTCATTACCGATATGGATGGTGAAGCCAATGAATTCTTGATTCCTAAAGAGAAGCAAGTGCTTGTTCATGACGGTCAAGTTGTGAACAAGGGCGAGATGATTGTGGAAGGCCCTGCTGATCCACATGACATCTTGACTCTTAAAGGTATCGAAGAGTTGGCTATCTACATCGTTGACGAAGTCCAAGACGTTTATCGTCTCCAGGGTGTGAAGATCAATGACAAGCACATTGAGGTGATCGTGCGTCAGATGTTACGTCGTGTTCAGGTAACTGATCCAGGCGATACATCTTTCATCACTGGTGAGCAAGTTGAGCGTTCTAAGCTGTATGACGCAAACGATGCTGTGATTGCCCAAGGCAAGCACCCAGCTCAGTTCGACAACATTTTGCTTGGCATTACTAAGGCATCTTTGTCGACCGACAGCTTCATTTCCGCGGCTTCTTTCCAGGAAACCACCCGTGTATTGACCGAAGCCGCAATTATGGGCAAGACCGATACACTCCGTGGCCTCAAGGAAAACGTCATTATTGGTCGTCTGATCCCTGCAGGTACCGGCTTGTCTTACCGCCGTGCACGCAAGGTCAGAGAGCAATTCGAGCGTGATCGCGCTCAAATGATTGCCGCCGAAGAGGAAGCATTGGCTAACGCCCCTGTGGAAATAGAGGCTGAAGTCGTTGCTCCTACTGGGGAGGCTGATCCGAGCTAA
- the rpsL gene encoding 30S ribosomal protein S12, which translates to MPTINQLLRKPRTRLTVKSKSPALQNSPQRRGVCTRVYTTTPKKPNSALRKVAKVRLTNGFEVISYIGGEGHNLQEHSVVLIRGGRVKDLPGVRYHIVRGSLDLQGVKDRKQARSKYGAKRAKKAA; encoded by the coding sequence ATGCCAACAATTAATCAATTATTACGCAAGCCAAGAACAAGGCTTACCGTTAAAAGCAAGAGCCCTGCGCTGCAAAACAGCCCGCAGCGCCGTGGTGTGTGTACACGTGTGTACACCACTACTCCTAAAAAGCCTAACTCTGCGCTCCGTAAAGTAGCCAAAGTTCGCTTAACCAATGGTTTTGAAGTGATTTCATACATTGGCGGTGAAGGCCATAACCTCCAGGAACACTCAGTAGTGTTGATCCGTGGTGGTCGTGTAAAAGACTTGCCAGGTGTGCGTTATCACATCGTTCGCGGTTCTTTGGATTTACAAGGCGTTAAAGATCGTAAGCAAGCCCGTTCTAAATACGGTGCGAAGCGTGCTAAGAAAGCTGCTTAA
- the rpsG gene encoding 30S ribosomal protein S7, translating to MPRRREVPKREILPDPKFGNVEVAKFMNVLMLDGKKSVAERIVYGAFDHIEKKANKEPLEIFSTAMGNVKPMVEVKSRRVGGANYQVPVEVRPSRRSALAMRWLREAAKKRGEKSMAQRLANELLEAAEGRGGAMKKREEVHRMAEANKAFSHFRF from the coding sequence ATGCCACGTCGTCGTGAAGTTCCCAAAAGGGAAATTTTGCCGGATCCAAAATTCGGCAATGTAGAAGTAGCTAAATTTATGAACGTCCTGATGTTGGACGGCAAGAAATCGGTTGCAGAGCGTATCGTTTATGGTGCCTTTGATCACATCGAGAAAAAAGCAAACAAAGAACCACTCGAAATTTTTTCAACAGCCATGGGCAACGTTAAGCCAATGGTTGAGGTAAAGAGCCGTCGTGTTGGTGGCGCTAACTATCAAGTTCCTGTTGAAGTTCGTCCATCACGTCGTTCCGCCTTGGCAATGCGCTGGTTGCGCGAAGCCGCTAAGAAGCGCGGCGAAAAATCCATGGCTCAACGTTTGGCCAACGAATTATTAGAAGCTGCTGAAGGTCGTGGCGGCGCAATGAAGAAGCGTGAAGAAGTTCACCGTATGGCAGAAGCTAATAAAGCTTTCTCACATTTCCGCTTCTAA